The following proteins are co-located in the Choristoneura fumiferana chromosome 23, NRCan_CFum_1, whole genome shotgun sequence genome:
- the Ing3 gene encoding inhibitor of growth family, member 3 produces MLYLEDYLEMIEHLPQELRDRFTEMREMDLSVQNSMDTLEKRVRTLFGGCRKGEIETEQANTEFADIKRGYNKTIEEADEKVALANQMSELVDRYLRRLDTELHKFKCELEADNKGITELLEKRSLELDVNTNHTSTSNNNHYKENRFRFRAEKRRDSWGSREARAVAAGGLSRTDSAIQAALGREPYSLGHAGNAIAAAASQAIAATQQMQHGRRTAAMKSTYEAVAGAELHAHQALHALHDHGALHAGHSAAPAHGHGQSTHAHASAHAHSNTNKRHKQKKSYSTTLAPSHSQQVVAPVASRSSSPTVVMNNVVNNVAIEEPMEEEWTYDPNEPRYCICNQVSYGDMVACDNQDCPYEWFHYPCVGITAPPKGKWYCPQCQTNMRRNRARKN; encoded by the exons ATGTTGTATCTGGAAGATTATTTGGAAA TGATTGAGCATCTCCCTCAAGAACTAAGGGATAGGTTTACAGAAATGCGTGAAATGGATTTATCAGTACAAA ATAGTATGGATACTCTTGAAAAGCGCGTTCGTACCTTGTTTGGTGGATGTCGTAAAGGAGAGATTGAAACTGAGCAGGCTAACACCGAGTTTGCAGATATAAAACGAGGATACAATAAGACTATTGAGGAAGCAGATGAAAAAGTTGCATTAGCCAATCAGATGTCAGAATTAGTTGACCGCTATTTACGAAGATTGG acACAGAACTGCATAAATTTAAATGTGAATTGGAGGCAGATAACAAAGGCATAACGGAGCTTCTAGAAAAAAGATCCCTGGAGCTGGATGTCAACACTAATCACACAAGCACATCAAACAACAACCACTATAAGGAAAATAG ATTCCGGTTCCGGGCAGAGAAACGTCGTGACAGCTGGGGCTCACGGGAGGCACGGGCCGTTGCTGCTGGCGGTCTCTCAAGGACCGACTCTGCCATACAG GCAGCGTTAGGGCGTGAACCATATTCCCTCGGGCATGCTGGGAATGCCATAGCGGCAGCGGCCAGCCAGGCCATTGCAGCTACACAACAG ATGCAACACGGACGACGTACGGCGGCGATGAAGTCGACGTACGAAGCCGTCGCGGGCGCCGAGCTGCACGCGCATCAGGCGTTGCACGCGTTGCACGACCACGGCGCGTTGCATGCGG GCCACAGCGCGGCGCCAGCACATGGGCACGGGCAAAGCACGCACGCGCACGCCAGCGCGCATGCACACTCCAACACCAACAAGCGGCACAAACAGAA GAAGAGCTACAGCACTACTCTGGCGCCTTCTCACTCGCAGCAGGTGGTCGCGCCGGTGGCCAGTCGCTCGTCGTCGCCGACTGTCGT aATGAACAATGTGGTCAACAATGTGGCTATTGAAGAACCAATGGAAGAGGAATGGACGTACGACCCCAACGAGCCACGTTACTGCATCTGCAATCAAGTTTCGTACGGTGACATGGTTGCCTGCGATAATCAAGAC TGTCCCTACGAATGGTTCCACTACCCATGCGTCGGCATCACGGCTCCTCCGAAGGGCAAGTGGTACTGCCCGCAATGCCAAACCAACATGCGTCGCAACCGCGCCCGCAagaactaa